A window of the Torulaspora globosa chromosome 6, complete sequence genome harbors these coding sequences:
- a CDS encoding uncharacterized protein (ancestral locus Anc_7.115), with amino-acid sequence MSIDREQDVAKYAELKPKSSADAQLAMSKVYTSRSWNLPPRSKPGRRPTFRNGTVSQTSTDQQSRAEGSEEESYDLEERKKRQNRDAQRAYRERRANRLLELEGVVETLQNLVKTWQRKYKAVESELNESKRRVAVVEEENASLQKKLGEILASAQSTNLVRHEEADTMLLDPLLQGMIHNFKPMKAVALKKRKLSENARINARDSSDVPGGLDLTPASASSVDCGFCSGDTACVCEELANGNSESNVSNRCTEDTATCTKCSNIEESCIKPQAFKEAIVQTAVSRKRCISAPQSTGMPALFDKATVSLQTSVSLGSAESLAADGGHYPNSRRTACGCKEKSPAGTKYVPMIAKDSDLKLLGLDHGEQPNTMDPNFVPGSCTKCQRDPQRKAFCQAIFGPPTEQNCDGKKSSCCGEGSCSKADQ; translated from the coding sequence ATGTCCATTGACCGTGAGCAAGATGTCGCCAAGTATGCCGAGTTGAAACCCAAGAGCTCGGCCGATGCCCAACTGGCAATGTCAAAAGTGTAtacttcgagaagctggaaCTTGCCCCCGAGAAGCAAGCCGGGAAGGAGGCCGACGTTTAGAAACGGCACTGTGAGCCAGACTAGTACGGACCAACAATCTCGAGCTGAAGGGTCTGAGGAAGAATCATACGACCtggaagagagaaagaagagacaaAACCGTGATGCCCAACGTGCCTATAGGGAAAGAAGGGCTAATAGGTTGTTGGAACTGGAAGGTGTCGTGGAAACCTTGCAAAATTTAGTGAAAACTTGGCAAAGAAAATATAAAGCTGTGGAATCGGAGTTGAATGAGAGCAAAAGACGGGTGGCAGTAGTCGAGGAAGAGAATGCATCTTTGCAGAAAAAACTGGGGGAGATTTTAGCGTCTGCCCAGTCAACCAACCTCGTTCGTCATGAAGAAGCGGACACTATGCTTTTAGATCCGCTCTTGCAAGGCATGATTCATAACTTCAAGCCGATGAAAGCTGTcgctttgaagaaaaggaagcTCTCGGAAAATGCGAGAATTAATGCTCGAGACTCTTCTGATGTGCCCGGAGGACTTGATTTGACACCGGCGTCGGCAAGTTCAGTAGACTGTGGTTTCTGTTCGGGCGACACAGCATGTGTTTGCGAGGAACTCGCCAATGGCAATAGCGAGAGCAATGTGAGCAATAGGTGTACAGAGGATACCGCAACATGCACTAAATGCTCTAACATTGAAGAGTCCTGTATCAAACCTCAGGCATTTAAAGAAGCGATTGTTCAGACGGCCGTTTCTCGTAAGCGATGCATCTCTGCGCCTCAAAGCACCGGCATGCCCGCGTTGTTTGATAAAGCAACTGTCTCGTTACAAACCAGCGTTAGTCTCGGAAGCGCCGAGAGTTTAGCGGCGGATGGCGGCCACTATCCCAATTCCCGCCGCACGGCGTGTGGCTGCAAAGAGAAGTCCCCCGCAGGTACCAAATATGTCCCAATGATAGCAAAGGATTCTGACTTGAAGTTGCTCGGTCTAGACCACGGTGAACAGCCAAATACTATGGATCCCAATTTTGTTCCTGGTTCTTGCACAAAGTGCCAGAGGGACCCACAAAGGAAAGCGTTTTGCCAAGCGATTTTTGGTCCTCCAACAGAGCAGAACTGTGACGGCAAAAAGAGCTCCTGCTGTGGTGAAGGATCCTGCTCGAAAGCAGATCAATAG
- the GAS5 gene encoding 1,3-beta-glucanosyltransferase (ancestral locus Anc_7.114) yields MVSFAILFLSLLAALVYGQNGNSSEIATINITGNAFFNSKTGDRFYIRGVDYQPGGSSNLTDPLADVETCKRDIPVFQDLGINTIRVYTVDNSLDHAECMQMLQDAGIYLILDVNTPEASISRYDPACSYNADYLQSIFATVDVFAQYDNLLGFFAGNEVINMANNTFTATYVKAVVRDLKKYIRARNYREIPVGYSAADIESNRLLAAEYFNCGNDSDARIDMFGVNDYSWCGQSSFQTSGYSQKMKLYNGYSIPIFLSEFGCNQVSGSRPFQEIGSIYSTQMSSVFSGGLVYEYSNETNNYGLVQIDSPTEVTKLDDFNNLKNQYSQHPDPTGSGGYSTSNNHSTCPDYQAGVWEANNTLPEMPSAASAFFKSGAGAPMGTGFTTQQQCDSDGIDSIDNSSSDSSTITSSSSADASSTDSTSSTLSSSTSSATSSATSSSSTSSSSSSKSKGSGAVLEIPRGLQMIAQLFTMII; encoded by the coding sequence ATGGTCTCGTTTGCCATACTCTTTCTTTCGCTTTTGGCAGCCTTAGTCTATGGCCAAAATGGTAACAGCTCTGAGATCGCTACGATCAATATCACCGGTAATgcatttttcaacagcaagACCGGCGACAGATTCTATATTCGAGGTGTGGATTACCAGCCAGGCGGATCTTCGAATTTGACCGATCCTCTTGCTGATGTGGAGACCTGTAAGAGAGATATTCCTGTGTTCCAAGATTTAGGTATCAATACGATCAGAGTTTACACCGTGGACAACAGTTTGGATCATGCGGAATGTATGCAAATGTTGCAAGATGCTGGTATTTATCTGATTTTGGATGTCAACACTCCAGAAGCCTCAATCTCTCGTTACGACCCAGCTTGTTCGTACAATGCTGATTATTTGCAAAGCATCTTTGCCACGGTCGATGTTTTTGCTCAATACGATAATTTGCTAGGTTTCTTCGCCGGTAATGAGGTTATCAATATGGCGAACAACACTTTCACCGCGACTTATGTCAAGGCTGTCGTTagagatttgaaaaagtaCATCAGGGCCAGAAACTATAGAGAGATCCCAGTCGGATATTCCGCCGCCGACATTGAATCCAACAGATTGCTAGCTGCTGAATATTTTAACTGTGGCAATGACTCTGACGCGAGAATTGATATGTTCGGTGTCAATGATTACTCGTGGTGCGGCCAATCATCTTTCCAGACCTCCGGATACAGCCAAAAGATGAAGCTGTACAACGGCTACTCCATACCAATCTTTCTAAGTGAATTTGGTTGTAACCAGGTGAGTGGTTCCAGACCTTTCCAGGAAATCGGTTCCATCTACTCCACTCAAATGTCCAGTGTCTTTTCCGGGGGGCTGGTTTATGAATACTCCAATGAAACTAACAATTACGGCCTTGTCCAAATCGACAGCCCAACTGAAGTTACAAAACTTGACGATTtcaacaatttgaagaacCAGTACAGCCAACATCCAGATCCAACAGGTTCTGGTGGCTACTCCACTTCCAACAACCATTCCACTTGTCCCGATTACCAAGCAGGTGTCTGGGAGGCTAATAACACCTTGCCCGAAATGCCAAGTGCTGCATCggctttcttcaagagcGGTGCCGGTGCTCCAATGGGAACAGGGTTTACAACTCAACAACAGTGTGACTCCGATGGCATCGATAGCATCGACAACAGTTCAAGTGATTCGTCAACGatcacttcttcttcatctgcagaTGCTTCATCTACGGATTCCACTTCTTCCACATTAAGCTCCTCTACATCGAGCGCAACATCGAGCGCAACATCTAGCTCTTCTActtcctcatcttcttcctcgaaATCGAAGGGATCCGGCGCGGTCCTAGAGATCCCTAGAGGACTACAGATGATTGCTCAGTTGTTTACCATGATCATCTAA
- the MIM1 gene encoding Mim1p (ancestral locus Anc_7.119), whose translation MRVDLRDLRRRDPRVLQLERRSPLASQHHTPLAFDPHRAGTPLDRLRGILHLEDVTVGRENTQCSVVAAHLAWLGRWPLLGSVAKRSGGPFISVGGAGAAHRVRAAASAHLKLARHRYGVPQQQQHHTAPMDDPAVVDIGDDECAERQERAGLRSLVRFAGSCAVNLVLPFVNGLMLGFGELLAHELAWRNNLFDRVRNRGYRVYPPRRVQAAREKTFL comes from the coding sequence ATGCGAGTCGATCTGCGAGATCTTCGACGGCGTGATCCGCGGGTCCTGCAGCTTGAGCGTCGATCTCCGCTCGCATCCCAGCACCACACACCGCTGGCCTTTGATCCCCACCGCGCAGGTACCCCTCTTGACCGCCTCCGCGGCATACTCCACCTGGAAGATGTGACCGTCGGGCGAGAAAATACTCAGTGCTCTGTCGTAGCCGCTCATCTCGCCTGGTTGGGTCGCTGGCCGCTGCTGGGCTCGGTGGCAAAACGCAGCGGCGGGCCTTTTATATCAGTTGGCGGCGCGGGCGCCGCGCACCGCGTACGGGCCGCGGCCAGCGCACACTTAAAGCTTGCTCGCCACCGGTACGGTGTCccgcagcagcagcaacacCACACTGCACCGATGGACGACCCCGCTGTTGTGGATATAGGGGACGACGAGTGCGCGGAGCGCCAGGAGCGGGCCGGGTTGCGGTCGCTGGTGCGGTTTGCCGGATCGTGCGCCGTGAACCTGGTGCTGCCCTTTGTGAACGGCCTGATGCTCGGGTTCGGCGAGCTGCTGGCGCACGAGCTGGCGTGGAGGAACAACCTGTTTGACCGGGTCAGGAACCGCGGGTACCGCGTGTACCCGCCGCGGCGGGTGCAGGCGGCTCGGGAGAAGACGTTCTTATAG
- a CDS encoding uncharacterized protein (ancestral locus Anc_7.121) — MMLEARSAGAGDVAGVAVMQLQDIKEEEDVELTRLDSDGSSEPRQSGSGTLVAEEKQQYVEKEVAVVESGGGSRDDLSLLPPLPNTIERVVEREDAEEQTNSSVAAEPQATVVPDAASQFDLSKALEIPVSFSAANNETSTINNTGSHSDSSLSLTPLITSPKLSLKKKFSTVTPEGSPSDGCETRAHGSVRNRSNSNVAAFQHILPTLNMAIEAGAYQQPQAADKKLIRKFSFGDSSSLCTSSNSLSETEMLYRAPPPMLGGQRSRSGSNPLNNAPLEGMNTPNSSILEADSSPRKVPLLRRASSAILRKTSLRSSAGKEVSRSSSASATPILHNGPVFDCGMPVKTPCRNATSSRSLLEGGSSIMNNLESDDELLYVTPLNGTPEGPFRNPSIRSRVRRGFSRIISSSGSVRRVASSASNLRDVPQGHEPEQIDSSRIAPLSTSANNTTHAKFELGRNSFGSSKNSSPIEARRSVSNPLVTPISTSTAMTPTTSKTQQQGEITDQWSHGVARPGSMDYFDQSNGARGYENPESGSLAAAGAITETTEEKRINQKDKDQDVGEAIENDITVDLDKLTQSIPVITVTDKLNSNDYTAVQLQSNIILDEVYKGKNYKNDKRYIGGTRDKHDESKKPEMMTLSEYTGILMRQQQIEDERLAVVEKNFRDSGWCSNDDLMNLKQKRVMISKKWAERISFYQNKLDS; from the coding sequence ATGATGTTGGAGGCTCGATCTGCGGGCGCCGGTGACGTGGCAGGTGTGGCAGTGATGCAGCTGCAGGATATcaaggaggaggaggacgtGGAGCTGACGCGATTGGACAGTGATGGCAGCAGCGAGCCGCGGCAGTCTGGCAGCGGTACGCTCGTGGCAgaggagaagcagcagTATGTGGAGAAGGAGGTGGCGGTGGTGGAGAGCGGCGGCGGGAGCAGAGACGATTTGTCTCTGTTGCCACCGCTTCCGAATACGATCGAGCGTGTGGTGGAGCGGGAGGACGCGGAGGAGCAGACAAACAGTTCTGTGGCAGCAGAGCCGCAGGCGACGGTGGTGCCCGATGCGGCGAGCCAGTTCGATCTGTCCAAGGCGCTTGAGATCCCGGTGTCGTTCAGCGCCGCGAACAACGAGACGAGCACGATCAACAATACGGGTAGTCATAGCGACTCGTCGCTGTCGTTGACGCCGCTGATCACGAGCCCCAAGCTGtcgctcaagaagaagttctcTACGGTGACGCCGGAGGGATCGCCTAGCGACGGCTGCGAGACAAGAGCGCACGGCAGCGTGCGGAATAGGAGCAATTCGAACGTGGCGGCTTTCCAGCACATTTTACCCACGCTGAATATGGCCATAGAGGCCGGCGCGTACCAGCAGCCGCAAGCCGCGGACAAAAAGCTGATTAGGAAGTTCAGTTTCGGCGATAGTAGCAGTCTTTGCACTTCTAGCAACTCGTTGTCCGAGACTGAGATGCTGTATAGGGCGCCGCCGCCGATGTTGGGCGGCCAGAGGTCCAGGTCGGGCTCCAATCCGCTCAACAATGCGCCGCTGGAGGGTATGAACACGCCGAATTCTTCGATTCTGGAGGCCGATTCGAGTCCCAGGAAGGTACCGTTGTTGAGAAGGGCGTCTAGTGCTATCCTGCGTAAGACTTCGCTCCGAAGTAGCGCCGGCAAGGAGGTCTCGCGTAGCTCAAGCGCGTCGGCTACTCCGATTCTTCATAACGGGCCCGTTTTCGACTGCGGGATGCCCGTGAAGACGCCTTGCAGGAACGCAACGAGCTCGCGGTCGCTGCTCGAAGGCGGGTCTTCGATAATGAACAACTTGGAGTCCGATGATGAGCTCCTGTATGTTACGCCACTCAACGGGACGCCCGAGGGGCCTTTCAGAAATCCATCGATACGATCAAGGGTAAGGAGAGGGTTCTCCAGGATAATAAGCAGCAGCGGCTCAGTAAGGAGGGTGGCCTCTTCGGCAAGCAACTTGAGGGACGTTCCACAGGGGCATGAACCCGAGCAAATAGATTCCAGTCGAATCGCGCCGCTGTCGACCTCCGCAAACAACACTACTCATGCAAAGTTTGAACTGGGCCGCAATTCGTTTGGCTCGTCAAAAAATTCGTCCCCCATAGAGGCACGAAGAAGCGTGAGTAACCCGTTGGTAACGCCTATATCTACTTCCACGGCGATGACACCGACAACGTCAAAGACACAACAGCAGGGTGAAATAACAGATCAGTGGAGCCACGGTGTGGCCAGGCCTGGTAGTATGGACTATTTCGATCAATCGAACGGGGCAAGAGGTTATGAGAATCCAGAATCGGGTTCGCTGGCGGCAGCAGGTGCGATAACAGAAACGACGGAGGAGAAAAGGATAAACCAAAAGGATAAGGATCAAGACGTTGGAGAAGCAATAGAAAATGACATAACGGTAGATTTGGATAAACTTACGCAATCGATACCGGTCATCACCGTCACAGATAAGTTAAATTCAAACGATTACACGGCGGTTCAATTGCAATCAAATATAATACTTGATGAAGTCTACAAGGGCAAGAACTATAAAAATGATAAACGATATATTGGTGGTACGCGTGATAAGCATGACGAATCGAAAAAACCTGAGATGATGACTCTAAGTGAATACACGGGCATACTCATGAGACAGCAGCAAATTGAGGATGAAAGGCTGGCCGTCGTGGAGAAAAATTTCAGAGATTCCGGTTGGTGTTCCAATGACGACTTGATGAATTTAAAACAAAAGAGAGTTATGATTAGCAAGAAATGGGCGGAAAGAATCTCGTTTTACCAAAACAAATTggattcttga
- the RPR2 gene encoding ribonuclease P protein subunit RPR2 (ancestral locus Anc_7.118), with protein MASNDHFRRLNYLYQLSAWHTLALARHDGEQALARAHARTLDLVAKRTRAKLLPQLKRTLCKRCHRLLLPQRTVECRLDASDSLVLRCRCGSAKRFAVGLDRDHKTFYEKPGNLR; from the coding sequence ATGGCTAGCAACGACCACTTCCGCCGGCTCAACTACCTGTACCAGCTGTCTGCGTGGCACACGCTGGCGCTCGCGCGCCACGACGGCGAGCAGGCGCTCGCCCGGGCGCACGCCCGCACGCTCGACCTGGTCGCGAAACGCACCCGCGCCAAGCTGCTGCCGCAGCTCAAGCGGACGCTGTGCAAGCGCTGCCACCGGCTGCTGCTCCCGCAGCGCACCGTCGAGTGCCGGCTCGACGCCAGCGACTCGCTCGTGCTGCGCTGCCGCTGCGGCAGCGCCAAGCGGTTCGCGGTCGGCCTCGACCGCGACCACAAGACCTTCTACGAGAAACCGGGCAACCTCCGCTGA
- the MDM38 gene encoding ribosome-binding protein MDM38 (ancestral locus Anc_7.116) codes for MLNCGRSAAIARGTVRRAHWAPVGYGRRFYAGGSEGSGEVPSSKVKSKEPLMQRIRHEVKHYVNGTKLLGYEIRISTKLLVKFVQGYELSRRETNQLKRTMGDIFRLVPFSAFLIIPFAELLLPVALKIFPNLLPSTYESGTDKQKKRNKLNEIRRKTSDFLHETLEESSLLSYNAIDNTETKKKFYHFFKKLYSPKDGKTNVFTHDEILSVAQMFKNDTVLDNLSRPQLVAMAKFISITPFGNDNMLRYQIRHKLKQIMEDDKVIDYEGVGVLSTEELYQACVSRGVKAYGVKRDELVDYLRVWLDLRLRHKVPSVLLVLSSTFTFGGLEKRREADRKVISPEAEGKEVKSRYDELLDLYYDAILQVLSSIPDPVYNVTKLDVSEAKAAPSETETKKEPAEQPAEAARETIARGVAEAEAGVEPFKKQVPHVSETTTAEQETKTEKKEEEEEEPPKTDENEFKLNVLKEQEALIKKEQEEAKNRTSTAPISDDITLDEDDQPRPPVPADQAAETSVTKKD; via the coding sequence ATGCTGAATTGCGGTAGGAGTGCGGCGATTGCCCGCGGAACGGTTCGGAGGGCGCATTGGGCGCCGGTCGGGTACGGTCGCAGATTTTATGCGGGTGGCAGTGAGGGTTCTGGTGAAGTGCCTTCTTCGAAGGTGAAGAGCAAGGAGCCTCTGATGCAGAGAATTAGACATGAGGTGAAGCACTACGTTAATGGGACAAAGTTGTTGGGGTACGAGATCCGAATCTCGACCAAGTTGCTGGTCAAGTTCGTCCAAGGTTATGAGTTGTCGAGGCGGGAGACGAaccagttgaaaaggacGATGGGGGATATATTCCGGTTGGTGCCGTTCTCGGCGTTTCTGATCATCCCGTTTGCGGAGTTGTTGCTGCCAGTGGCGCTCAAGATCTTCCCCAATCTGCTGCCTTCGACGTACGAGTCGGGAACGGAcaaacagaagaagcggaaCAAGCTGAATGAGATCCGCAGGAAGACGTCTGATTTCTTGCACGAGACGTTGGAGGAGTCCTCGCTGCTGAGTTACAATGCGATTGACAATACggagacgaagaagaagttttaccacttcttcaagaaactgTACTCGCCCAAGGACGGCAAGACGAATGTGTTCACGCACGACGAGATACTGTCGGTGGCGCAGATGTTCAAGAACGACACCGTGCTGGACAACCTGTCGAGGCCGCAGTTGGTGGCGATGGCCAAGTTCATCTCGATCACGCCGTTCGGCAACGACAACATGCTGCGTTACCAGATCCGCCacaagctgaagcagatcATGGAGGATGACAAGGTGATCGACTACGAGGGCGTGGGCGTTCTGTCGACCGAGGAGCTCTACCAGGCGTGCGTGTCGCGCGGTGTCAAGGCGTACGGTGTCAAGCGGGACGAGCTGGTCGACTACTTGCGGGTGTGGTTGGACTTGAGATTGAGACACAAGGTTCCGTCGGTTCTGTTGGTGCTGAGCTCCACCTTCACCTTTGGCGGCCTCGAGAAGAGACGCGAGGCGGACCGGAAGGTCATCAGCCCGGAAGCCGAGGGGAAAGAGGTGAAAAGCAGGTACgacgagctgctggatctgTACTACGACGCCATCTTGCAGGTTTTGAGCTCGATCCCCGACCCGGTGTACAACGTTACAAAGTTGGACGTGTCCGAGGCCAAGGCGGCGCCCTCTGAGACCGAGACGAAGAAGGAACCAGCTGAACAGCCCGCTGAGGCGGCTAGGGAGACCATCGCCCGTGGCGTCGCCGAGGCAGAGGCCGGCGTCGAGCCTTTCAAGAAGCAGGTTCCGCACGTTAGCGAAACCACGACCGCAGAGCAGGAAACCAAGactgagaagaaagaagaggaggaagaggagcCTCCGAAGACTGACGAGAACGAGTTCAAGCTCAACGTGTTGAAAGAACAGGAAGCactgatcaagaaggaacAGGAAGAGGCGAAAAACAGAACTTCGACGGCCCCCATCTCAGACGATATCACCctggatgaagatgatcagcCCCGTCCGCCAGTCCCCGCGGATCAAGCGGCTGAGACATCCGTGACCAAGAAGGACTAA
- the VLD1 gene encoding Vld1p (ancestral locus Anc_7.117): MNSAEQLTLVCYTCVYLRYMKDGSLLLAVLAAVVVSLADFLATLTTTYLKHNSHPHHDSFTPTDSPVVRAIVLKALRYLQVLLLVQTAYLLPYHATLAQPHGFVDLRIIDERDRQGSWQLWALDLAVTLLELALISEALRPEYAGRRLALPQLQTHRYGILALLRFDTWSPAVCRDGPELSVVAKPTTRYGSTATATEPPDARAHG, translated from the coding sequence ATGAACAGTGCCGAACAACTCACGCTGGTGTGCTACACCTGCGTGTATCTGCGCTACATGAAGGACGGctcgctgctgctggcggTACTCGCCGCCGTCGTCGTCTCGCTCGCAGACTTCCTCGCAACGCTCACCACCACGTACCTGAAACACAACTCGCATCCGCACCACGACAGCTTCACTCCGACCGACTCCCCCGTCGTGCGCGCCATCGTGCTCAAGGCGCTCCGCTACCTGCAggtgctgctgcttgtCCAGACGGCGTACCTGCTGCCGTACCACGCGACCCTCGCACAGCCGCACGGGTTTGTCGATCTGCGCATCATCGACGAGCGCGACCGCCAGGGCTCGTGGCAGCTGTGGGCGCTCGACCTCGCCGTCACGCTGCTGGAGCTCGCGCTCATCTCGGAGGCGCTGCGACCGGAGTACGCCGGCCGCCGGCTGGCGCTGCCGCAGCTGCAGACCCACCGCTACGGGATCCTCGCTCTGCTGCGCTTCGACACGTGGTCGCCCGCCGTGTGTCGTGACGGGCCCGAGCTCAGCGTGGTCGCCAAGCCTACAACTCGGTACGGGAGCACCGCGACAGCGACCGAGCCGCCGGACGCCCGCGCCCATGGCTAG